The window TGCCACCTATGTACCACTGAAATAATATGGTACAACACAAAATTAATATACGGGAGTTCTCAAAGAGAGCCTATTATTACTTTTATTTGTAGGGCCTATCATTCAAGGCAAGTTGTTGCTATCCTGATGCCAAGACATGAGTTTACCAAAGATTCTTGATAAAGGAATGCTTTGCTTTCTGACCTCATCGCTGAAAGTACTTTTAGCATTGTAGTCCAACACCAGGATTAGGATAAAGGCCTTTTAGAAATGGGCAACAATTAAACTTGGGCATTGGAATGGATAGTGATGTTCACCTGGTGATCATCCAACTTGCCAGCCTTTTCCACAATATGCTGGTAAACTTTGCCATCCACGAAAGGCCTTTCTACTGCAGCACCTTTCCGGAAATAGTTGGCAAATGTTTCTTGGATATCTTGGATTGAAGTTAAGGTTTCATGATCATTGTAGACACCATTGCTCTTGGCTTCAAGTGCCTCAAGAAGTTCTCGCCCATTCACTATGAGATCAACATTGGAGTTGAGGCtgaaaaaagataaaatattTTAGTATAGTGGGCACTTGAtgaactgaatgaatgaatgatgctGTATCCAACATCGACAGCACCAGAACTTTGATTTAGACGTGCATTTTTTAGAAATAGAATAGAAGTTTTTCAAAACGATGCCGTTGGGGGGAGGGGCGAGGCTGACCGGCACTCTGTTCTGATCAGTGCATGAAGACAGGGCGGCATGCCCTTCCAAAATCCTTCAAGCTAAACCAGCCTTTGGGTATTTCTCGTTCATTGTAGAAGATAAAAACATGATGCACGAAACAGTAGATGCATAAGAATTTACTGAATAAAATGTTGTTGTAGCTACCCAATGACAATCTTGCTGAAGGTTTTGACCGGTTTTTTCAGCTGATCTTCCCAGGCCTGGATGATGGCAGTTTCCACCGATCCTGCAGACTGTTGAAAACAGATGTTGTAAATATAGGCAAGAGCAATGACTGCTACACCAATAAAAAGAGTTTTCGAAATCATAACTAATTTGATAGCTTCAAATTCACGACTTTTTCATTGGTATTTAGTTTGACTTGGTGGCATCATACAACTTTAAAATTTCCGACATTGCGGTATTTCAGTCGAGCGCACATAATTATTTCCGACGTGTACATTGATGCAAGAAATTTTAAGTGAATTGCGTGAGACTCTGTCAGCACTGATGTTGGATGCTCCAAAACTTCCACCGGAAGTAGATGGCGGAAAACGTTTTCCACATCTTGTCCTCCTAAATTTACTCTAAAGTCAACATAACCATTCGCCATCATGGAGTTAGAAGTATGGAAAGGGGACTGGGGTTTACCCTCCGTCGAACCAAACTGTTTAGCAGTGATGGTAAGCCCCATTTATTATGTAAAATGAGTAACCTGTCAAGTTCCCAGCAGtgtcgtgtgtgtgtgtatccGATCCATACAACAATGCACTGTTATGTATGTACCACATACATTacacatgacatgtatgaagccggtgtaacagtaaccaGTGTCCCCCTGGAGGAGTGTTATTTCCTTCCTATGGATAGACTTTACCGCCGGATTTCTATTACCAGGTTTTCAAGATAGCCTATACATAATGACATACTAGGCCTACGACCGCGGGGCCGGGTCACTTAGTTAAAGGAGGTAAAGAAAACAGTAGCTGAGTAGCTCATGACATCAGTTCATCCTGAAGTGCCTTAATCGGCTACTGGTAGTGGCCTGGAGGCTGGATCAGATGAACTGTTCTACACTGGCAGTAGACTGCAGAGCAAACATTGTCTTGGTGTTATTACAGCGTcagtcgtcatcgtcattaccAGTACACACACATCAACACAAAATGTCTCTTCATAAAAAGGCACACTAATGTGTTTTCTCTTTCCAGGCCTACTGTAAATTTGGCAGTGTTCCAGTGGATGTCAAGGCAACCAACAATCCTTGGAAATCTCCTACTGGTTAGTTTCTATGATAACTGCATCTCAAGTTTTTCCCAGAGATTGAAAATGTACAAATACAGTATgttgatgacaaactttccacTCCCTTTGcattgacattttcatcattgttaCATTTTTTGTTAGGTCAACCTTTAGATGTAGTGTCACTGATCTGCATAAGATCAAGATGTTTTTCTTGGTTTTCATTTCAAGGCTATGCCAAATTTAAAAGGTAGTCTACATCAGTTTTTAAGCAGAGGAGTTTACACTTACTACTAACTACTACTAGTAGTTTGTACTTCGTCTCGGCAAAATCGGAATGTATTTTTGTTTCATCCTTGCAGGCAATCTCCCAGTCCTTCGACATGATGATCATTCAAAGGCCAGAGTCTCTAGTATCTTGAGTTATCTCAGGGAACAGGTAAGAAGTGCTCAAATGAAGCTAAAGCCTAGTCTTCTTCAGAAGTAAATGACACATTCTTTTGGGCCGATGGGCAataactactgggccgattttcCCCAGGCAAGTTCTATAGTGCGTATAGATCTTTTGTCATCTGTTATTATTTGTCATTCTCTTTCAGTCACTTGTCTATACTTACATCATTTCAGAAATGGGGCACAGATTTTGACTTGTCAGTAAAGCAGAGTGGTGATATGCTTGCCTATCTTACAATGATTGAGGAAAAGTTAGTACCAGCTGTGGTAAGTCACTCACGCACTACAGACAACAGTGTTGAATTGAGTGGATTGAACGAGGTTGATTTCCATGACTCATATCACTATCAGAAGATGCCTTTTAACTTCCAGGTGCCTTGTGGACAAGGGAGCATTTTCATGAAATGCAAGTTTTAACAattaaaatgcttcaaaatcaaCTGAAGGGGGAACTGTTGATGGGTGGACACTTGCAAATTTCTGAACACACAAACTCTAGTTCTGATCCTGTTCCAAGTGTCGTGTTTCTATTGCAGCTTCACTTGTGGTGGGCCGATAACAAGACCTACATTGACCTCACCAGACCATGGTTTGCCAAGGCGGTGCCCTTCCCCCTCAACTTCTACTACCCCGGCAAGAAACAGAGTGAATATCTACAGAGAGTCTACCATTCCTCAAACCAAAATCTCTCCGAGGAGGAAATCGAGGCAAAGGTATTTGTCAAGTCACCTTTCAGAATCATGATTTCAGAGCTGCTCTGGGCAAGGTTTCAGTTTACGGTACTCACAATAAAATCTGAAATGAGGTAAtgtttcactgtttcagacCTGATTAACCATGATATTCGGATGGATAATCCAAAGGATTTTCCTctgtatttcagatttacaaagatGGGAAAGAATGCATTAATGTGCTCTCAACAAAACTTGGGAAGAGTGAATTCTTCTTTGGGAATATGTAAGTCTACTTGTAGAGAGATAATTTAGGGATAGACAATCTTTGTGTTAATGAGTTAATCTCTAAGAACGGTGTTGCAACACATTAATCTCTTGCATTTGCAAGGTATATAAGGGACACACACAATGCTAGATGACGCTCCTACACAATGGCTTTGGGCTCCATCCAAAAGTGTAATTAAGACCAGTGTGTCAAAGGGATGAATTTCTATCGAATTCAATAGATGTTCATTTCTGTTGCAGGCCGAGCTCATTAGATGCAGTAGTGTTTGGTTACATTGCTCCCCTCTTGAAGGCGCCACTGCCCAATAATGCTTTGGTGAACCATCTGAAGGCATGTGACAACCTCGCCTCCCTCTGTTCAACGATCTTACTCAGATACTTCCCTACTGAAGTCCAAGGTAAGACCAATAGGTGGAAGCACATACTTACTAATGTGCAACCTCTGGTAATCAGAGGTTTAGTAAACCGTTtactttaaaacatttgagatgACTGCAAACCTTAACAATTTCACCACCTTGTCTTGGGAGGAAACATGTCCATTGTGAATCTTATAAATCTGCAGTGACTAtcaagtgacttgctcaaggttACAAGAACAGAGCTATTGCTAGAGAAAAAGCTCACTAATATCAGACCATAAACCAACATGCTACAATCGTCTTTTGATTTATTTGCACTGGTGTGTTTCTTGTTCAGAATCTGATCAGAAGAAAAGGGACGCAGAAGAAAAGACACATGAAGAAGCTGTAGAATACCCAAACAAAAAGCGTAATATGCTCGTCTCTGGCATGGTGGCCATGTCCGCCATGGTCGGTTATGCATTTATGAGTGGGTTGGTACAGGTTGAGATTGCTGACGCAGATGATGCAAACGAGACAAAGGACATGCACCGTGAGCCGCAGAAGATTAATTTAACGAGTACTGAATCGACGGGAATGTTTGAGGATAATCAACGAGCCCAGGATGAGAATGGAAACACGGCTTAAACTTAGATAGGTTTTGCTTGTCTCAAAAGGACTGAGGGGTTGAAGAGATGCTAAAAAAGTGTTACAGATATGATTATGTTTGGAGAACAACTTGGAAGTATATGTCTAACGTGAACTCTTCTAGTAATTAGGGGCTAGGTAAACAAAATTCTCCTTTTTGACCCAACAATTTAAAAGTTATAGACAACACCTTCAGTTCTTAAAGCGAGTTATTTATCATCTGAATCTATCTTGATTTTTTGCCAGATATTGCATTTGTGGAACATGGACCAATGTGatggtgaaatacatgtaacattcCGAATTGGTCTGAGGAATGGGTAACCGCCGTAATGGATGCTGGTTATTGAGCAAATGTAATCAATAATCAGTATTATAAAGTATCCTTTTGGTGATAAGAAATATTGTGTGCTTGAGAGCTAGTCATTGAATTATAAATGGTAAGGCAGTGAAGTAAGGCAAGCGGAATTGGCTACCATGACCTAATAATACTGGTAAATGTgagctttctttctttttggGTAAAACTCCTTCAACtttatgctgaaataaaacagCACTTTGTATTGCCTATTTTTTTATGGAAATCAGTTTTTATGAGTGATTTATACTTTTTTTCAATCAGAATGTCTTTATGTGAGTTCTAGTGTGGGACAGACTTCAAAGTTGAGACAAACTTTTAGCAGAGGTCTTGTTCATGATATTGTTTGTATGAAATGATAGATAAATTTAAAGCACAAATTCATGTATAAGTTTTCCTTCATTGAATATATATTACAGTTTGTCTCTAATAGCAACCAATGATGTCTGATATTCATGATAATAGATGAATTGAAAGCATATGAAATAAGGCAATATTTGCAAATGGACTAAAATATGAGTACCAGTGCAGTACATGTATAGAGCGCTTTCGCAATGTTAATTTTAAACTACTGGGTCTGAGGGTTTTAACTTGAGCCTTTCGatcaaaatttataaaaatgttttgtatgAAACGAAATTTTCGTTGTCACAGCATCATCAGTTTGCCAAGGGTTTAGCTATGGTATGTTTTTTGTGTTGGATTCACAGTATTTGTATTTACTTGAAATGCATACACCAGGTTTATGATTAATGCAAAAGAGATGTATTATTATTGAAAAACCATGTTAGTATTGTTTGGCTTGTTGTGTCTGTAGAATTGATGTAAACAAACATCTGATTATGAAATGCTTGCTCGACTTTTATCAATCCTGCACTGCACGTACTTTCACTATATCTTTGTTGTTTGTACATTTCTATGTGATGTAATACTCCAGGGGTATGAAATATTACTCAGCTAAAAATAATTTGTTTCACTTTGACAGATAACAATTAGAATCAAACATTATTTTGAGCATTTGAGAACATTGTTGTGCAGCTGTGCTAGGATAGAGTTGTAAGCATCTGTGTGTCTAAATTTCAATACAATTTTACACAGTTATGTGTTTGTGATGTATCTGTAAAAACGCTAAGATTGCATGAAGATATGAGAAAGGTATACAGTTTCCCATGTGGTACTATAGTTTAGTCAGAAATCCGTGTTTCGAGCGGGGACACTTCAGTGAAAAACTGTCTTAATGGACCTGAGTAGGTAATCATGGACAACTTCCGTGTAAGCTATCATAGTTTCATGCATTCTTATGAACAGTTTGATGTACTTCTTGCGCTTGTACAGTTGACTGGTTGTTTTCCTGACATTGTAATATAGTCTACACGCTTTATAGGTAAAGGGGAAATCACACATTGGTGTTGCTTCGATGCTTTGTAATTATGAAAAGGCTGTGAAGAAAAATTTTTACTGATAGATGATTCTGGTCTTGGACAGGTAATCATAGCATACCATGGTGCTATTTACTATCATGgatacaatattggcaaatatTTCCACTTCCTTACAAAAAGAGACTATGGACAGGAGCCAAGAAGGTCAGAATATGGTTACACAGAGTCGCCTGTAGGGGTCTCACCTATatcacagtacatcaaaactattcacgctgtatTACatttattgctgaatcaaacacaattCAGGCCCCAACTGTGTGTACTATTCACCTGTAAGattaccaatttgacccccatAGCTCCAATTACTTGTCACCCTTAAATAGTTTTAATTGATAGACCGAGGTTGCAGTTATCATAACAATGTATGGACCAGTTTGAATATCGAAGAAGAACACCATGACCATGTTACTGTTTTTGGCATCGATGTTTACAGAGCGACCTTGATTGTAAGGAAGGGTCATCCTGAGATTGCGTAGGGTTTTATCCTCCATTTCGCTGATGCTGCACTGCGtagcattgttgttgttgttatttattGTTGCATCAATAAAGTATCGAAAAGTAAGATGTATTCTGTTGTTGAATCGTGTAGGCCCTGTTTCAAAATGTGATGCATACCCTAATTCGAATGAAAAAGTTCCAACAGCAGCCATTTATTTTTGACAGCCACACAAAAAAACAGGGAAAACTGTCTTGTTTTGACATTGAATCAGAAGTTTTGTGTAATTGTTTCCTctatttgaccccctgctcaaTAAATGTTTACGCGTCGAGTTTCTCAAGTTTTTCTCCACTTGAGCCGCTTAGAGCAGTATTTGGCCAATTCTTCACTAAGTGTATGAGGTTTATTCCCCTTAAATTGCTCATATTATTAGGACAAAGTTTCATTTAAACCGTTGGACTTAATGAACCCTGAAGCCTTCCACGCTAAAGGTTACAATCGCTATTAATGCAGAGCGTTGTCTGATTACAGATGAGCTTGAGCAATCGTAGCCAGCATGAGTCCTTAATGATCAGGGTGGGTGAGGTAAATCCCAGTAGCCTACGAATACAGTGTCAGAATCTCTGTGCTAACCTGTGGTATATGATATTGGTGTATCAGTACAAATATTCAGATCATGAGACTGCTGAGCCCTTCTAACATTCTTGTTATTGTAGCCAGGATCTCAGTATTTCCATAAGTAATTAGTGAATTTGGCCTTATAAGAGTTTAATTCTATTTTTGTTGGTAATTTAGCGGTACTTGCCTAAGCAGTATACTAATAATCTATTTTTGAGCAGATAAACTGTTTAAATAAGAAATGGCGTGGAACTCTAAAATGTCTTAGTCGGAATATAggacaatagtgaggtttcgcaaccacccgtttaggccctacgacgacgttcatctattgtgtgagttcacctgaacaatagataaacgtcatcgaagggcctaaccgggcggttgcgaaacctcacta is drawn from Lineus longissimus chromosome 1, tnLinLong1.2, whole genome shotgun sequence and contains these coding sequences:
- the LOC135494609 gene encoding metaxin-1-like encodes the protein MELEVWKGDWGLPSVEPNCLAVMAYCKFGSVPVDVKATNNPWKSPTGNLPVLRHDDHSKARVSSILSYLREQKWGTDFDLSVKQSGDMLAYLTMIEEKLVPAVLHLWWADNKTYIDLTRPWFAKAVPFPLNFYYPGKKQSEYLQRVYHSSNQNLSEEEIEAKIYKDGKECINVLSTKLGKSEFFFGNMPSSLDAVVFGYIAPLLKAPLPNNALVNHLKACDNLASLCSTILLRYFPTEVQESDQKKRDAEEKTHEEAVEYPNKKRNMLVSGMVAMSAMVGYAFMSGLVQVEIADADDANETKDMHREPQKINLTSTESTGMFEDNQRAQDENGNTA